The DNA window CAGGATCAGCACctgagcagggagcagaggagccaTCAGCTGCTCACGGTGCGTCAACAGGACAGCCAGCCCCCGCCACCAGTGCAGCCATAGGCCCTCCCACTTGCTGGCTCTGCCCGCATCCCACTGAAAAGCAAGCACAGTCTCTGCCCAGAGGAaccctgcctgcccaggaggagctggagcctgCCGAGCCCTTACCTTGTTTCTGTCAGCTTTGATGAACTGTTTCACTCTCACGTATGTGCTGCAAAAGCCAGAGGACAgcagtgagggggggggggggggggggagggtacTTGGGCTGCCAGggcctctcctttagaggcagCTGGTTTGCAGATGGTGGCTGTGTCCACCAGCATCCAGCCCCATGGCAAACCCCCCAACTGCCTTGGGCTGGCCCAACAGCATTCCCTGGCCTGGCCCTGGAAGAGACACATGAAGCCCATGGCTCCACAGGGAGGAACAGCAACTCTCCCACCCCTGGGGATTATGGGACTGCAGGACACCTGAGCCCTGCGGGACACATCAGCACCCACTCCCCCAAACTATGATGCCAGGACGCTCAGCCCAGGGGTCCTTTGTCCCACCAGGACTATGGTGCCAGGGTCCCAGTGAGGCACCAGGGTTCCCAGGACCACCCCATGCCATCCCCAAGGTCTCCAGCACAAGAGATGTCCCCCAAAGTCAACGCACTGTGTGAGCTCTCCAGTGGAGAAGGCGCTGGCCACCCACTGGAGGTCCAATGGCTTGAAGGGGATGAGGACAAGGTGGACATCAGGCTCAAGGTTCACTGCACTCTCCGGGTACATGAAGTGATGGGTTGTTCTCATGCCAACATCCAGCTCAAAGCCAGCGATCTTTGCTCTGTTCATCCTAGGGGACAGTGGGAAGGCACGTCCTGAAGTGAAGGTGCAGGCTGTGCCGGTCCCAGGCTGCCAGTCCTACCGGGCAGGGACTCCAGGACATCCTGGCCAGCAGCAAAGAGCGGACATGGGTGACACAGGGCCAGTGTGTACCCCAGAGTGGGGAGGGCtccagggagcagggccagcagcaccGTCCCCATCACAGGGCGTTTGTTGGCAGATTTcacaggggggctggggggtggggcATGCCAGGGGCCTggggagacagggagaggcCAAGCCCCTTCGGGACACCCACCTCAGCACCCAGTCGTGGGCATCAATTTGCAACCCATGGCCAGACCCCTTCAGTCGCCCCGAGTTCCCCACCACTGCACAAGTCCTGCGGTGAGATGAGTCCCACACGTCACCGGTTGGTACTGGGAGGACAGTGAAGAGCTGCCGAATTATAGCCTGGAGCTGGACACCACTCGGGTGACCCTGCAGGGTCTGGGGGAACAAAGGCAGCAACAGGCAGCATCACACCTCCGGCAGTACCCCCACAGGGAGACAGAGCCCCACTCctcccagcagagccctgggaaAGGCACAGGAAAACCCAATGGGATATTAGGAAAATGGGGCGGGAcagcccagagaggtggtgggggggtggtgaGCTGGGGTTCCTGCACATCTTCATCCCCCATCACATCTGTCCGACTTGACCTTGGCCCTGCCCCACCGCAAACAGATTTGGGGAGCCTGGGAAGAGCACCGAGCTCCCACCTGCGCCCCCACTCACCAGCCACCACTGAATCACGTCGGAGGAGAGCTCGTGGGCTGCACCCATCAGCAGAGGCCCTATGGCCCTGTTGTAGCGGGTATTGAACCATGTAGAGTTGTTGGTGCCCATGGTGCAGCAGACAATGGGGGCATCGAGGCGGGAGGGAGCCCAAAGGAAGGGGCCGAGGCCATCTGTGGGGGCTCGGAAACATTGCCACAGGaccagcagcaggcacagggccaGCATGACCTGCATGCGCCTCTGGCACCACATCCTTCATGCCACCTGCAGCAAGATGTGACAGGGACCAGTGGCAATGGCACCACAGGACCCCTTCCCACACACCCTCCCTGCCCAGTCTCCTGGGACTCCAACCCTGCAGGGACCTGAAATAGCCTGGTACACGTTTCCTTTTCAAACCGTTCAATGGCTTTATTGCTGTGCTCCGCTTCTGGCACTGCCGCGGTTACTTAGGTCTGGGCAGGGCCGGCTGGCAGCACATGCTGTACAAagagctgctctctgcctgcaaCACTTTTAGGTTCCACAAATTGACCTGCAAACAAGCAGCAAAGCATCGTCACCCCGACCATGCGCCAAaccccagctctcctccagagcagcagccgcctgcccccaaagctgctcctctgcccgcAGGGAGCCCTGCCGCCTCCTCCCCATGCACGTGGATGATgtgaggcagcagctgggcagaggaGCCCCTTGGCCTCGCCACCACCACTGAACCCACGCAGGCGCCATGCAGCCCATGAGgagctccctccccagcagccctggcatTTTGCAGCTTCAAGGGTGCTGAATCATTGCCAGGAGGAAGGAACAGGGGATACCAACTACCATCTCTGTGCATGAACCTTTCTTGAATACCCATATTTAAGTGGCATTTCTGTTCTCCACCTACAAGCACTCATATAAATCTAAAGTCAGAGGGGAAAGTGTTTTCTCATCCTTAGGGAGGTCACAAAGTGCTCGGCCTCTCAGAACCTGGCTTCCATGGGCCAAGGCAAGAGCAAGGAGCAGGGATGCGGGGACAGCCTCCATCATAGGGTCCGAAGTGACTGCAGTGGGGGCGGGGTGTCCCCTTTGTACTGGGAAAGCTGAAGGAGacaacgccccccccccccccgtccttACAGGGGGACCCTGTTCTTTCCCAGTTCCCTGCGTGCTAACCTGGGGCCACGGGTCAGCACCAGCTTCGTTTCTCCACATCAGCCTTTTTCTGTAGCACGGACATTCCTGCTTGCTGTGGTATCCAACCAGCTGCACACAAATCTGACCCAAAGGACTGACACCTGACAGCAAAACTGCTGCTCCTGGGGGTCTGAGCAACCAGCAGAGATGAGAGATGTGGAGGGGGACTTTTGGATGATCCCAGGTGGCTGCAGCGGGTCGCGCTCCCCTGCAAGCCTGCCCTTTTAAAAAGCGACTGAACTGTCACCTCTTCCTGAACGGAAGCGCAAACAAGCCACTACCAGCGCACTGGAAACGCAGATGTGGGTGCTCCCGAGCAGGAAGTGGCCACAAAAAGACAGCTCTTCACCCTGCAGGCTCAGGGGGGGCCATGAAGCCCCCGATGCTCTccctgctggcagctgcagaTCCCCGTGACTTAGTCTTTTGGTGTCCTGCAGCAGCCACAAACATTTGCCATGATGGAGGCAAAGAGCATCCATCTGACATGCCAGTTGGGCCAGGAGTCAGCGGTCTCCTGGGCTGGTTCGGGCGCTCATGGAGCCTCAGGGGTTATTAAGCCAcagcccatggaaggggacgaGCTGGTGGCCAGCGCCATTAAGCCCAGAGCCAGGGCACTCAAGCAGCGCAGTGAATATTTCATGAAGCCTTTTGCAGTTGCCCATCgccagggagggaagggctCTGGACAGGCAGGGTTGAGCAGCCCCAtctccctgcctgtgcccatATGTGCAGCCCCTGCACTGCAAGCAGGACCTCTCCACCCGCACCCACGCCCCCACGACAGCTGAAACGACCCCCCCCTGGCCCCACTCCCAGAGGTGCCCTCGCCTTGAGGTTTTCTAGCCCAGTGCCGTTGGCCACAAGCCACCACACCGCAGCCATGCAGCTGCTGCATTGGGCTGTGCCCAGTGGCCACAGACCTGTTCCCATCCTTGCTCTAGACACTGCCAggagctccccagccccacagcgaCAAAAGAGGCCCTCATCCTCATGGTGTCACGACCCcttgctccccagccagctgtCCCCAGGGCCCCTCACCTCCTCAGAGGAAGCACCGCTGAGCAGGGCCAGGCTCGGTCGCCTCACCAGTGCTCGTTGCAAGCTGCAACAACCACCACAGGAAGAGGAAGTATTGCACCATGACGTGGGGGAGAACACAGCCTTGCAGTAAGTGACACAGCAAGGTCAGGGCTGCTGTCCCCCATCCAGTCAGTGCCCCACAGTGGCCACTGGTCCTGCTGGAGCTGGATGGCCATGTTCCCAGGGCTGCATCAGGAAATTCATCATTAAAATGTTCCTAGCCTGGAGTGGAactgccctcctgcccctgtGGGTCCTGCTGGGATGGCTCAACTTCTGCTGACACTGACAGCAGCAACATGGAGGTCTCAACAGCCTTGTGCATCCAGCATCTCACTGGctggtttcttttcctcatgtGGATGGGATTTTTTGGCTCAGAGAGGacagaggaaggctgtgaaaTGTACCCCGGCAACTGGAAAAACACAGCCAGTGGAGAAAACCCATGCAAGCTGAATTGTGAGTAATTTTATCCAAGGGGAGGTCAGCCCTCTTCACTCTGATGCCTGTGAGGAGGTTTGGTGCCTGAGGGAGCATGGCAAAGAGGGAGGATCTAGAAACTCAAGCTAAAACAGTCCTAGAACAACAAAATACAGAGCACCAAAGAGCTGGTATTTATTGGCGGCAGGCTCAAAGGGCCTCTCCACCATTGCTGGGGGGCCAGGCACTGAAGGAGCAATGCCCTGAGCTGCCACAGAGCACATTTTCTGGAGCACAAACAGTGAAACCTGGGTGGTAAGAATTAGGGATGGCACAGACTCCTGGTGGTGCTGGCTCCACAGCACTTGTTTGTATTTCCAAGGTCCCAGTGTCCTCAGCCTGCCGCAGAAGCCCCTTTCCCAGAGGTCTGCATGCCAGCCTCACTCCACTTGCAGCTTCAAAGCCCCGCAGGGTACACTGCTGCTCCACTCTACCATTGTTGCCATTAGCACGTGCAGAGCAGGTAGCACCATGGGATAGGCAGCATGGTCAGGACAAGGCAGGAACCAGGCACTGGGCAGCAGAGTGCCCCAGGGCTGTTTCCTGTATGGGGATATGGTCTGGGGCAGGAGCACATCTGCGGAGCACATAGATTGCTGTCTTCTCTCCCTTTGCCTGGCCAAGGGATCCTCTGGGACAGCCTGGCACTGCCGGCAGCACATGGGAGGAgtggggtggtgggacaggGATGCTGGGGCAGCAGAGGTGAGGGAGGTAGCACCAGGTGAGCTGGTGCTTCCAGCCCGCCCATCCCCAGGGCTCTTGGTGCAGATGGAAGCTGGGGGAATTGTATTTTACAAAGCTGATCAGATCTTCCTTCTTGAATTGAAGCAACTCCTACTCATTGAGCACGTGAACGAATGAAGCAGGGAAGACACCTTGCCTGTGAGGCTGTCCTTCAATCCACCCTTTCTGtgtggagaaaggaaggaaaagtagCAGTGAGCATGGTGCAGGGGCATTCAGGGGAATGAGGAACTGGCCCCATAACAGCTGCCTTTGGTTGCCAAGGACAAGATGGAGAGACAGATGCAGAGCAGATGACAACAACGGGTGCAACAGTCATGGGACAGAGACGAGAGGTGAATGAAGAGGGGTTCATGTGCATCCCAGCACCATCAGCATATGCAGATTCACTCACCCACCAGTTGCTGTCCTCCTTTTCAGACACTACAATGATCTCGCCTGTGCGGAAAGTCAGCTCATCCTCCCGGTCAGCATTGCAGTCATAGAGAGCACGGACCCTGTGGAGCAGCAGTCTGTTCTGCAAGCAGCAGAGAGCATTGtcaggcctcctctgctttgtcaGACACAAACTAAAATACCTCTAGTGTCTTGAGCCCAAAGCCCCTGGCAAAGATGTGAGACGCAAGGATAAGAGACTGGGAGGAGAAGTTACTGGGGCCAACTCCAGCCCAATTCAGAACCTAAAGTGATAAATATGGGCAGCTGTGGGAGCTGAGCTGATCCTGGCCACTGGCCACCTACCAAACTGCTCCTCCGAGGAAGAAGAGGTGGGACATCCCAGGCATGGCCAGAACATGGCTCTGGCTCCTGGAAGGATCGGTGTGGGTCAGGCTGTCCCACTTTGCTGGGTCCAGGCATGCAGAGGAGGTCCGTGGCTTTCAGGATACCTATGACACAATCAGGCTGGTCATTTCCTCCCACCTTTCATCACAGGCAGACAACAGCAACCACCACTGTCAGGCAACACAGTGCAGCGTGGTCCTCCTCCACAGTACAGTGTGAGCAACAAGCACCCCATCCGTCTCGGAGCTGGAAAGGGGAGGGACTGGGGACAGGGTGGAGAGGggcagcaggggaaggggacatggccaggaagCAGAAGGACATAGGGTGGAGGCTGGGGTGAGAAGCATGATACCAGGAGGTGGGAGATGGGCTGCGCAGCTCCAAGGTGCCCCAAGAGCTGACAGCACCAGGGAAAGGATGCAGCTGCCATGGGTTGTGTGCTTGGCACCCTCcatcccccccacaccccccatgCTGCTGAGCACTGCTGGGATAAGACTGTTTCCTAGAGGCACCTGGAGGCTCCGGCTGGCCAGATCTCCatcccagagctgctcctggcagcacTCACCCCTTTGTCAAAGGGTTGTGTTGTGCAAGCCACTGcctcagcccccagcctgccACCCCACCTGGGTACAGGGGCGGGGGCGCATCTTTCTGCTATGGGGCACCCATGGAAACAAATCCACTGCCTGAAAGACAGGGACAGGGTCATTCCCATCTCTGAATTCAGCATCTCCAGCAAACCCCAGAAGAACCCTGCCCTGGAGGCACTGGTGTCTAACAGCCAAGGTGCAGGGAGCACCCCTCATGCTCGGCTGTGGGCAGCAGTTCCACAGCTCCCACAGTTCTCCCAGCCCCACATCCAAGCCAGAAGCCTCGCAGGCCTGATGCATGAACAAGGCTCGGCCAGACAAAGCCATGGCCAACCTGGCCTAGAGCAGGTGCTGGACTGCAgacctccagcagctccttcccaccTTGCCTCCCCTGAGCCTCTCCTTTCATTACCTGAAGCCAGGCTGTTCAAGCTGGGCTGCTCGGGACTGAGCGGTACCCAAGGCACTGGCTCCGAGGATGTCCGCTTGTGCTTGATGCACAGAGGCAGGAGTGGGATCCTCCTGCTTCTTGTGTCCTCAGCAAAGATGGACGAGCTGGTAAGGAAGGGCGGATATGCCCCCTGGGGAGCTAAACATAGTGCAAGAACAAATCAGGGGTCAGCAGCAAgttggtgctgggcagggctcCTGGGGCAAAGCTCTGGGGGAGAATGGGAACAAATGTGTGGGcagggattttcttttctctgcttgcaGGTCTGACTTGAGAAATGCCTCAGGttggaagcagagctgggaccaTCAGAGAAGTCAGGCAGGACTTGGTGAGTGTCCCAGAAAGCAGGGTGGCTCTTGGAGGTGGGACACGCCATGGGAAGGCTGGGCAAGGACAGTGAGAGCTGATCTTGCTAAGGAGCAGTAGtgcaatgctgctgctgtttctgctggcaGCTTTGTCTTTCCAGCCCTGACTCTGAAGACatgctcctctgcctctgccaacagcagcagcatttggcaGGGGACAGCACATCCTAATGGCACCAGCGTAGGGGCTCCAAGGGCGAACATACACTGCACTGCTCTTCAAAGCAGGGATCAGTGCTAGGACAGACCAGCCAGCTCAAGCCAGCCTTGGTCCCTCAAGAGGTGGAGGACAGAAGGGTGCCCGACCCAGCTCCCTCCCAGATCACCCTTTGCTGATGGTGCCAGgctgtcacagcagcagctcaccctgcc is part of the Grus americana isolate bGruAme1 chromosome 17, bGruAme1.mat, whole genome shotgun sequence genome and encodes:
- the LOC129214308 gene encoding CMP-N-acetylneuraminate-beta-galactosamide-alpha-2,3-sialyltransferase 2-like yields the protein MWCQRRMQVMLALCLLLVLWQCFRAPTDGLGPFLWAPSRLDAPIVCCTMGTNNSTWFNTRYNRAIGPLLMGAAHELSSDVIQWWLTLQGHPSGVQLQAIIRQLFTVLPVPTGDVWDSSHRRTCAVVGNSGRLKGSGHGLQIDAHDWVLRMNRAKIAGFELDVGMRTTHHFMYPESAVNLEPDVHLVLIPFKPLDLQWVASAFSTGELTHTYVRVKQFIKADRNKVLILSPAFLKYIHDNWTQRHGRYPSTGFTALLFALHACQQVSVFGFGADSEGNWHHYWEKNRWSGAFRRTRVHDSDVEFSLIERLAAEGRILFYK